One genomic region from Lineus longissimus chromosome 6, tnLinLong1.2, whole genome shotgun sequence encodes:
- the LOC135489528 gene encoding fibrinogen silencer-binding protein-like: MGPKRAENFTHEQRMGLIQLIRLQVKVIEDKRSDTSSNRKKQKAWDEIEKQMAANFPERARASAKDLKELWRRMKGKTKTVARDKKIDMAKTGGGAPEVDDLDEETVAILSIIAKDLEQIKNTYDDDLTGAVTGTRDEDVTAGTSSSGNTNKRQVCLLMIIMKNTHF, encoded by the coding sequence ATGGGACCGAAAAGAGCGGAAAATTTTACGCACGAGCAAAGGATGGGCCTCATCCAGCTCATTAGACTGCAGGTGAAGGTGATAGAAGACAAACGATCGGATACCTCCTCCAACAGAAAGAAACAGAAGGCGTGGGACGAAATCGAGAAACAAATGGCGGCGAATTTTCCCGAGAGGGCGAGGGCCTCTGCAAAGGACCTCAAGGAATTATGGAGAAGGATGAAAGGGAAGACCAAAACGGTCGCACGGGATAAGAAAATAGATATGGCCAAGACTGGCGGTGGAGCACCGGAAGTTGACGACCTCGACGAAGAAACAGTCGCAATTTTGTCCATTATAGCAAAAGATTTGGAGCAGATTAAGAacacttacgacgatgatttaaCTGGAGCGGTCACCGGCACTCGCGATGAGGATGTTACTGCAGGCACCAGTTCAAGCGGAAATACAAATAAGAGGCAAGTATGCCTTCTGATGATTATTATGAAAAATACACATTTCTGA